The Syngnathus typhle isolate RoL2023-S1 ecotype Sweden linkage group LG6, RoL_Styp_1.0, whole genome shotgun sequence genome has a window encoding:
- the LOC133155462 gene encoding claudin-4-like: MGKIGKETAGQIISFIGLVGVAVTTGIPMWRVTSFIGANIVTGQIVWDGLWMNCVMQSTGQMQCRLNESVMRLTPDLQAARALVIISLVFGFIGFMITFIGAKCTSCLKKLASMSKVVIIGGCLVIVAAVLVLIPVTWSATITITDFQNPLTINTQRREIGAAIYIGWGSAAILLVGGIILTTSCPPQTPTYGYPRYQAPYGSAYGSAYGNGSTYAPAARALVVVAIIVAAFGVILGIAGGKCTNFVSDKAAKAKVAVAAGVVFICAGVLVLIPVCWSANTIIRDFYNPILTNPQRRELGAALYIGWGTAALLLLGGALLCSSCPPKDGPEYPVKYSGARSTTTSRAYV, translated from the exons CCTTCATCGGCGCCAACATCGTCACGGGCCAGATCGTGTGGGATGGCTTGTGGATGAACTGCGTGATGCAGAGCACAGGCCAGATGCAGTGCAGGCTCAACGAGTCTGTGATGAGGCTGACCCCGGACCTGCAGGCGGCCCGGGCGCTGGTCATCATCTCACTGGTCTTCGGCTTCATCGGTTTCATGATCACCTTCATCGGCGCAAAGTGCACCAGCTGCCTGAAGAAGCTGGCCTCCATGTCCAAGGTGGTGATCATCGGCGGCTGTTTAGTCATCGTGGCCGCCGTGCTCGTCCTCATCCCGGTCACGTGGTCGGCCACCATTACCATCACCGACTTCCAGAACCCCCTGACCATCAACACGCAACGGAGGGAGATCGGAGCGGCCATCTACATCGGTTGGGGGTCCGCGGCCATTCTCCTGGTGGGGGGCATCATCCTCACCACTTCGTGCCCGCCACAGACGCCCACGTACGGATACCCCCGATACCAAGCCCCGTACGGGTCCGCGTACGGGTCCGCGTACGGCAACGGGTCGACGTACGCGCCT GCCGCCCGGGCTCTGGTGGTCGTCGCCATCATCGTGGCAGCCTTCGGGGTCATCCTGGGTATCGCCGGAGGGAAATGCACCAACTTTGTGTCGGATAAGGCAGCCAAAGCTAAAGTGGCGGTGGCAGCGGGCGTGGTCTTCATCTGCGCAGGGGTCCTGGTCCTCATCCCCGTGTGCTGGTCGGCCAACACCATCATCCGAGATTTCTACAACCCCATTCTGACCAACCCGCAGAGGAGGGAGCTGGGCGCAGCACTCTACATCGGCTGGGGCACGGCGGCCCTGCTCCTCTTGGGCGGCGCTCTCCTGTGCAGCTCCTGCCCACCCAAGGACGGACCCGAGTACCCCGTCAAGTACTCGGGCGCCAGATCCACAACCACCAGCCGGGCCTACGTCTGA